The Candidatus Parvarchaeota archaeon genomic sequence TACCGGCGGATGGGTCGAAAAAAGGGACATGAGCTTTCCCGGAAGCGGATTTGCAAAGTAAAGTGGGGCAGTTTCCTGGGACGCGTTTTGCATCGGCACATGGTATTTGTCAATTTTTTCAAGTGCGCTTGCAAGCCCTTCTGGATATCTTGTGAGCATTGCGCCTGTTGCGTCGGCAAGAAACTCGCGCTTTCTTGAGATAGCAAGCTGAACAAGCTGCGCAAAAATAGGGGCAAGTATCACAAACACGAGGCCGATTATCAGCAGGTAGCCGCTTCCTCTATTGTCATTTGAGCCTCCGCCACGGCCGTAAAAAAGCGACCTTGAGGCGATGTTGCCGATTATTGCGATAAGGCCGACCATCACAACTGCAATCGTGGCAAACCTGATGTCATAGTTTTTTATGTGCGACATCTCATGGGCGATAACGCCTTCCAGCTCCTGCCGGTTCATTAACTTTAGCAAGCCGGTTGTGACTGCAATTGCAGAGTGCGCTGGGTCGCGGCCCGTGGCAAATGCGTTTGGAGCAGGGTCGTCTATCACGTAAAGAGAGGGCATTGGGATGCCTGCTGCTATTGCAAGGCCCTCAACAGTGTTGTAAAGATACGGGTATGTTTTTTTT encodes the following:
- a CDS encoding zinc metalloprotease HtpX translates to MADFYSQISANKNLSYLLMLVMSALALGAAFALSYIFDLGAFGSILAILIAIAYAYVGYFMSDGIVLSVSGAKPAEKKTYPYLYNTVEGLAIAAGIPMPSLYVIDDPAPNAFATGRDPAHSAIAVTTGLLKLMNRQELEGVIAHEMSHIKNYDIRFATIAVVMVGLIAIIGNIASRSLFYGRGGGSNDNRGSGYLLIIGLVFVILAPIFAQLVQLAISRKREFLADATGAMLTRYPEGLASALEKIDKYHVPMQNASQETAPLYFANPLPGKLMSLFSTHPPV